CCGATGAACTCGTACTCGCCGAAACCGCTGATCCGGAAGAAGCCGAGCACGAACGTGAGCAGCATCGGCACGGCGAGGAACACCGTGAGCCCGGCGACGTCGGGCGCGAGGAACCCGACGGCCGCCCGGATCTCCCTGCGCTCGCGCTCGTTCCTGCGCCTCCGTGTGCGCGGCGCGGACATCGTCCCGGCAGTCATAGCATCCGCGGCCCTTCGTACGTCTCGAGGTAGGCGTCGACCGCCTGGCGCGCGGTCTCCGCGGCCTGCCGGGGGTCGGCGCCGGCGAGCTGCGTCGCCTGGATGGCGTCGGAGATCGCCTTGTAGATCACCGGCGGGTAGCGCGGCTCGGCGCGGCCGCCGGGAAAGATGTCGTCCTTGAACGCCTTCATCGCCTCGCCCTTGTAGCCGCCGCGCTCGGTGGCGAGACGCAGCACCGACTTGCGCGGCGCGATGTCGGTCTTCGCGCCGACGCACCAGTCGGTGACCCGCTTGACGGTGTGGTCCTCCATCGAGCCGAGGGCGTACGCGCAGAACTCCGCCGCGGTCTCGGGATCGCGGCCGCGCGCGTTGGCGACGAAGGCCCAGCCGCCGAGGTCGGTGGTGTACTCGCCACCCTCGGGCACCGGCGCCTTGAAGACGCCGTAGTCGAAGTCCGGCTCGTTGTCGCGGAACGACGCGACGTTCCAGATGCCGGAGTGCCACATCGCGGCGAGCCCCTGGGTGAGCCCCGCGATCAGGTCCCCGCCCGCGGGGAGCGTGCGTGGCGACACCCCCGTCCGCACGCTGTCGTGCCACAGGGTGAGTGCGCGGACCACGCCGTCGCCGTCGAGGGTCGACCGCGTCTGGTCGGCGTTGAGAACCTTGCCCCCGGCCTGCCACATCCACGGGTAGAACGTGAAGTTCTGGTAGTAGCCGGGGACGGTCTCGAGGACCAGCCCCGACTGCTGCCCGGTGGTGAGCTTCTCCGCGACGCCGAGCAGGTCGTCCCACGTCTTCGGGATGTCGCCCTCGGACAAGCCCGCCTTCTCCCACGCGGGCCTGCTGTAGAACATCGCGAGCGGCTCGACCTCCATGGGCAGGGCGTAGATGCGGCCGTCGACCGACCTCGTGGTGAGGGTGTCGGGGAAGTAGTCGGCCTGCGCCTCCGCGGACAGGTGCGGTGTGAGGTCCTGCAGCACGCCGCCGTTGTAGTAGCGCAGGAAGTCGCCGGGGCTGATCAGGAAGATGTCGGGACCGTCCTCGGCGGCGAACGCCGTCGGCAGCTTCGTGC
Above is a window of Streptosporangiales bacterium DNA encoding:
- a CDS encoding extracellular solute-binding protein codes for the protein MANHPRGTDLLGRRRFLGLAAGAAAAAVAGPTLLTGCGTRADKTLTFWQFYAPVTQDDPTLLKQSKWFERLVEQWNDEHDVKVRLVFIQGTAYLNGTKLPTAFAAEDGPDIFLISPGDFLRYYNGGVLQDLTPHLSAEAQADYFPDTLTTRSVDGRIYALPMEVEPLAMFYSRPAWEKAGLSEGDIPKTWDDLLGVAEKLTTGQQSGLVLETVPGYYQNFTFYPWMWQAGGKVLNADQTRSTLDGDGVVRALTLWHDSVRTGVSPRTLPAGGDLIAGLTQGLAAMWHSGIWNVASFRDNEPDFDYGVFKAPVPEGGEYTTDLGGWAFVANARGRDPETAAEFCAYALGSMEDHTVKRVTDWCVGAKTDIAPRKSVLRLATERGGYKGEAMKAFKDDIFPGGRAEPRYPPVIYKAISDAIQATQLAGADPRQAAETARQAVDAYLETYEGPRML